The nucleotide sequence atcggcgttgaaaaatcataaatcggtcgacctctagtttccAGATCTCATCTCTCAGATAtaagacagacacttcaaaacaaacTTCCAGTAGATGTTTTTCCCTGTATGAATCTGTAATTCAATGTGtttatgggctaatagcagtaaggccaaattcaatgtttcaccAACTAATTTAATATTTTTGGGTCCTAAAATCAAATATCTAAGTGATCCTttgtatgaccatcttaaaacaattccatatgttagcttagtagaaccccccccccttccagGTTTAGACTCTAGAGGATTAATGGACCCAAATGATGCAGCCTTGCTCAGAACTGTTTAATAAGGACCTTTTTCAGCAAAGTCCCAATGTCTCTTCTCTTTCTAAAATGGGAAGGGGTTTCCATTAGGGGTGAATCGGTAGGGTCAGATAAGGACGGGGTGTTGGGTGGGTCAAGTTCAGGAGGAGAGGTCAAGTACAGGCTGGCCCTCAAGGCTGCTCCAGGAACCAAATCTCGTTCTGTCGGTTTACCGCCGCGGGGTTTGTGTAGCCGGCGACAATGAATGAGCCATTCACGCATATGGCGGGGGAGTCGAGCACTTCCGCCATGGTGTGGATCTCGTTGATGATGGTCACCTCGTTCGTAGCACCAGCGAAGGCCCTGGAGCGAGAAAGGGGCACATAGGAATTTAATGAGATTTGATTCAAGTAATGGAGCTGTGCGTTTTAAGGTATTTTAACCTCCCTACCCATTCTGCTGTATAAATTCCAATGAGATTGTCCAATACAATATGCCATGAAAGTGAATGTCACAATGGGCTAAATGGAAACACGTCTGGAGCCACAACCGTATGATGTCTACAAAAAGTGTTGGAGTGGTGGCTGATTGACTGAAATAATGTCAATAACTTTAGCTAGTTAGTCTCTCGTGACTGACTTAACAAATGTTTGTGTCtaatagagtagctagctagttacgtACATGCGATTTGGTTCCGAGATTCCCAGTAAGCTAACTTCTTGGCTAACTGCAGGACGAAACAGTTTGCCAGAAactgaacatttacatttaagtcatttacatttaagtcatttagcagacgctcttatccagagcgacttacaaattggtgaattcaccttctgacatccagtggaacagccactttacaatagtgcatctaaatcatttaaggggggggggggttataaggattactttatcctatcctaggtattccttgaagaggtggggtttcaggtgtctccggaaggtggtgattgactccgctgttctggcgtcgtgagggagtttgttccaccattggggggccagagcagcgaacagttttgactgggctgagcgggaactgtacttcctcagtggtagggaggcgagcaggccagaggtggatgaacgcagtgcccttgtttgggtgtagggcctgatcagagcctggaggtactgcggtgccgttcccctcacagctccgtaggcaagcaccatggtcttgtagcggatgcgagcttcaactggaagccagtggagagagcggaggagcagggtgacgtgagagaacttgggaaggttgaacaccagacgggctgcggcgttctggatgagttgtaggggtttaatggcacaggcagagagcccagccaacagcgagttgcagtaatccagacgggagatgacaagtgcctggattaggacttgcgccgcttcctgtgtgaggcagggtcgtactctgcggatgttgtagagcatgaacctacaggaacgggccaccgccttgatgttagttgagaacgacagggtgttgtccaggatcacgccaaggttcttagcgctctgggaggaggacacaatggagttgtcaaccgtgatggcgagttgacaactccattggccccaaaatgacaaagtggATCCAGTAATGATTACAATTTGATGTTAATTTGATGTTAACGTATCTACTTCCATATTTTTGTGTTGTCATAAAATGTATCAGGCAGCACAACATAATCGCCAACCTTGTGTATACAGTAGTGGCAGGCCATTCCTCAATAATTATTTCAGTGTCAGAAGGCTGGGGTGGCTGGGCTTGGTATTCTGTGGGCAGGTAGTAGGCCACAGTGACGTCACTGGACAAGACCGAGTGGTTCTCGTCCGTGCGGATCACCGTCAGGATAGGGATGGTCATACCCAGATAGGTACCTAAGGACAGGACATGAACAACCAAGAGTTTGCAGTAGATTTGGCTAAACAAGGATGACGCTTGAAGAATAGACTCGATGACTACTGTAAAGGCTGCTTTGGACTCACCTGAGGAGTTCTGCTGGCAGATGTATCTCATGAGCTTCATGAAACCGTAACAGATGCTCTGCTCGTAGGTGTCCTCGTGAACCGTGATGCATGCCCAGTGGGCTTTCTCATAGTGGCGTTTCTCATAAAGCATGTCCCCACACTGTATAGACAGACAAAGGCTCAGGGTCATGCATTTGGCTGGGTCACTATTAATGATGAGTGGATCAGCGGTTTGTTCACCCgcccgcaattgctaataacccatctagtggcccagccagagaccgacttgaacctgatcgaacatctgttgagacatgaaaatagctgtgcaatgaTGCTCCCcttccaatctgacagagcttgagaggatctgcagagaagaatgggagaaactccccaaatacaggtgtgccaagaagactcaagactgtaatcactgccaaaggtgcttcaacaaagtactgagtaaatgctaacattcaattcagaaagtattctgaacccttgactttttctacagtgttgtgttacagccttattctaaaatagattaaattgtctctccccccataatgacaaagcaaaaccaggtttttagaaatgctagcatttacttagtactttgttgatgcacctttggcagcgattacagtctcgagtcttcttggcacacctgcatttggggagttccccccattcttctccgcagatcctcaagctcttgtcagattggatggggagcgtcgctgcacagctattttcagatctcaacagagatgttcgatcgggtttaagtcagtctctggctgggccactcaaggacattgagacctGTTCTgtagccactcctgcgttgtcttgtgtgcttagtcattgtcctgttggaaggtgaactttctcctcagtctgcggtcctgagcgctctggaggagGTTTTTAAATCAAGGATTTCTACTTTGCTCCATtgatctttccctcaatcctgactagtctcccagtccctgccgcagaaaaacatccccacagcatgatgctgccatcattcttcaccatagggatggtgccagttttcctccagatatgatgcttggcattcaggccgaagagttTAATcctcgtttcatcagaccagagaatcttgtttctcatggtcagagtcctttaggtgccttttggcaaactccaagcatctGTCATGTTGCTTTTTCTGAGTAGTCACTTGActatggccactctaccataaaggcctgattggtggagtgctgcagagatggttgtccttatggaagattctcccatctccaaagaggaactctggaggtctgtcagagtgaccatcgggatcttggtcacgtccctgaccaaggcccttctcccccgattgctcagtttggccaggcggccagctctaggaagtgtcttggtggttccattcttctatttaagaatggaggccactgtgttcttagggaccttcaatgctgtagaaatgtttttgtacccttccccagatctgtgcctcgacacaatcctttctcggagctctacggacaattccttttgacctcatggcttggattttactctgacatgcactgtcaactgtgggaccttatatagacaggtgtgtgcctttccaaatcatgtccaatcaattgaatttaccacaggtggactccaaggtGTAGAAACATCTCTGATCAatggactgtgaagcaacacaaacattggcacagacacacacacacggatttagtactgtagatatgtggtagtggtggagtaggtgCCTGAGGGCACATGgtgtgttgtgaatgtattgtaatgttttaaaattgtatgaACTGCTTTAATTcttctggaccccaggaagagtagcagctaatggggatccataataaatacaaatggaaacaggatgcacctgatctcaatttcgagtctcatagcaaagggtctgaatatagatttaaaaaaaaaactttttgctttgtcattatggggtattgtgtgtagatagaggaaatgtttatatttaatcaattttagaataaggctgtaatataacaaaatgtggaaaaagtctaggggtctgaatactttcccaatgcactgtatattgtgTTTTTCTCTATAGAATTGCACTTAATGACTGGCTCTAGATTTCAGAAAAAATCAGTTTGAAAAGTTTTTACTTCCAACTTCTGGACATGCCTCCATAATATAAGGTAAAAAAAcggagtggacaaaacattaacatGCTCTTTtcatgagactgaccaggtgaatgtcacttgttaaatctacttcaattagacaggttaaagaaagatttttaagcctggagtcaattgagaaatggattgtgtatgtgtgccattcagagggtgaatgggcaagacaaaagattgaagtgccttttaacggggcatggtagtaggtgccaggcgcactggtttgagtgtcaagaactgcaaagctgctgggtttttcacgctcaacagtttcccgtgtgcatCCAGAATGGTCCCCCAAAGGACATctgccaacttgacaactgtgggaagcattggagtcaatatgcCTTGACAAGTTTAGGCTATTCTGAGGGTTACTCAATCTTAGGAAGGTGTTCATTAATGTCGGACATGGTGGATTGACTCATCCAATGGAgaaaaaaacatctctagcttaaactgacggaTTGTTATGGGGATTGTTTTATGCTTTAGACCTTTGCgcaagggggcattgtcatgctaaaacaggaaaggaccttccccaaactgttgccacaaagttggaagcacagaattgtctagaatgtcattgtatgctgtagcgttaacatttaatttcactggaactaaggggcctagcccgaaccatgaaaaaaaaaaaaaaacaaccccagaccattattcatcctccaccaaactttacaattggcgctatgcattggggcaggtagcgttctcctggcatgcTCCAAACCCAGAtgcgtccgtcggactgccagatggtgacgcgtgattcaacactccagagagtgcgtttccattgctccagagttcaatggcggcgagctttacaccaccccAGCCGATACATGGCATTgcatcttaggcttgtgtgctcaGCCATGGAGACCCGTTTCATGGAtttcccgacgaacagttattgggctgatattgcttccagaggcagtttggaactcggtagtaagtgttgcaactgaggacaccGTGAATCTTgaaggaggtggtgtgggggtgctttgctggtggtactgtctgtgattttatttagagttcaaggcacacttaaccagcatggctaccgcagCAACCCCATCtgttttgggcttagtgggactaacaTTTTTATTAATaggacaataaccaaaaacacacctcaaggctgtgtaagggatatttgaccaagagggATCAGATGACCCGGCCTCCACAGATGACCCGGCCTCAACCCGATTTGGATGAtttgaaccgcagagtgaaggaaaagcagccaacaagtgctcagcatatgtgggaaaaccttcaagactgttggaaaagcattccaggctaaactggttgagagagtgtgcaaagctgtcaatggcaaaggatggctactttgaagaaatatcaaaatatatttttatttgtttaacactttgttactacatgattccatttgttatttcatagttgtctttactagtattctacaatgtataaaatagtaaaacaatgaatcaaaacccttgaataagtaggtgtccaaacttttgaccggtattgtaaatgtacagtacatagctacctcaattagcTTGTATCCCTGCACATCCACTTGGTACTGCCTGTATGTAACGTATTTTCTGCTCCTTatctatagccatgttattttttacacctttgcTGTATTCCTCGGTGTCACTATTTTGGATTTTCTCTTTAACTCTTCATTGCTGGAAATGTacctgtaagtaagtatttcactgttagtgTACACCTGTTTTCTGCAAAGCGTGTGACAATTGCCTAGAATTTAGTGTGAATTGTCCAATAATAAAAAGGTTATAAAATTAGCAGACTTAGTGTAACATACTAAAAATGTATGTGTGATCCCTGCAACCAAACAGGACCACACATTTTACAATGAGTCTTATTGCTGGGCTGGCAGAGTAGAAATTAATTGTTTGGTGAATTTGTCAGATGATAGACTTGCCTTCTCCCTATGAGTGCTGAGGGTGAAGGGCACGCGCTCCCGGTGGTGTTGTCCGTTGTTGCTGGTGATCTGCTGGATGGGCTCGGCCATGTCTGTTTGAGATAAAAACAGACTTGGTTCATTTTTATCGAGTTGCTTCAAGTAGGGTCGTCCATAGTCCAGGACCTTCACATGTTTTGGGGTAAGAGTggggaattttgcaaccctaccttAAAGTACAACAAATGTGAAGTTATGCTGTATGCTTGATGACAATGCTGTAGTGCTACTAACAAAACACCCCCTTTTCTTACATTTCCGATCCTGACTTGGGCTCCATAGATTCAGAAAAACGTTGTGTTGTCTGCCAACCTGCCTAATAGAAGTCAAACTAGTTGAGGCAGAGGCCAAGGTGCTGAAATATAGACCCCTATGGCATGACTGTAGCTAGTAGTAGTACAAGAAGTATTGGTTTCCTATTGCAGTctatagggtcctgtgtggctcagtcggtagagcatggcgcttgcaacaccaagcgtcgtgggttcgattcccgctagggccacccatatgtaaaagtagtggccccagccgacttgtaagtcgctttggacaaaagcgtctgctaaatgggatatattattatattatatattatagactatAGTCGCCATTCCCAAACTAGAGGTCGTCTGATATAAAAATGGGGTCGCGGGAGAATTTCCAAAATCCTGAAGGGGAAAAAATATACATGATTTTGAGAGACAATCTCGTGTGGTTAACCTTAATCTAATAAATTATTCAAATTTGAAAGATAAAATTAGATCACTTGAATCATTCCCACGGTGAACGGCTAGGCCTGCTATGCTCTGAATCCACACACTAGCGAACCAAGCGAACCATGCCTCCCTTCCCTCGGCTGTGCATGTTTATAACAGAAAACAGCATCAGTAAGTTTCCCACATGAGTAATGACTGCTCGCCTCCAAAGCTTGAAAGAGCATTTTGGTACCTACTTCCCAAACCGCTTGACTATGATCATGGCTCAGTTGACATGCCGGTAAGTGATATCGAACTGTCAAGTGGCCAAATGCTGCTGACAATGCATTCACTGGTCACTTAGGAGTTTGTGTTTGATTCAAAGGGAATACCTGCCGCCTCCCTCTGTGCTTTAATGCAGCGGTCAAAACTAATGGGATACTAATgagtgttcaagacaactgggaactcgggagaAAAGAAACGAGCTGTGGGAAAAGtcttttgaacagtcatccaactctgGCCTCATTTTAGAGCttcgactttccgacctgaagatcagtgacatcatgatttgacctcgtgttcccagttgtcttgaaagcaccataaaactCATGGTACCCTTCGCCAGCTCATATCTGTGTGAAGCTGGATTCAGTGTGCTCGCCTGCATTAAAATCAAATATCGATCCATGTTAGATGTAACGCCAGACTAATTTCCAATTGTCTTCTCAACTCACCATCACATACTTTTAAATGTGGGGCTATGACAGTTAATTGGAAATACTGTTAGTTTTTCAATTGATGGCCATTACCCCAAATCAAAAAGTAAACATTGGTTGTTAATTACATTAATTACATTTCACATGGTTGGGGTCGTGAGAATTTTCAGATATCA is from Oncorhynchus masou masou isolate Uvic2021 chromosome 32, UVic_Omas_1.1, whole genome shotgun sequence and encodes:
- the LOC135526999 gene encoding heme-binding protein 1-like, producing MHPGNCQMNGDGGLDGIGGGDESVFGTITLEDLESFSEDQLSDSGNGSLEEESETMEYEGQQDRLLRYWQDAARGHQVEVPQDMAEPIQQITSNNGQHHRERVPFTLSTHREKCGDMLYEKRHYEKAHWACITVHEDTYEQSICYGFMKLMRYICQQNSSGTYLGMTIPILTVIRTDENHSVLSSDVTVAYYLPTEYQAQPPQPSDTEIIIEEWPATTVYTRAFAGATNEVTIINEIHTMAEVLDSPAICVNGSFIVAGYTNPAAVNRQNEIWFLEQP